Within the Carassius auratus strain Wakin chromosome 18, ASM336829v1, whole genome shotgun sequence genome, the region TCTATGTTCCTATAACTGTATCAGTTCTGGAGTGTTTTTCAGTCTGTAACAGTGGGGTTcgtgtgtatttgtgtacaaacaCACGAGGTCACAGAGGATTGTTCCGCTGAATGTTATGGGGCACAATCTGAGGTCTGAGCTGCTGTCATTATCTCTTAATCGTCCAGCTGAGATAAATTACAGTTTGATGCTAATATACTCCAATAAATCTACTCCTGCAGGCTACCTGCAATACTATTCTAATGATTTCATGTCTTTAATGCAGCAGAACAGAGGCACAGCTCTAACATTTGTGACTTCTTGTATGCCTTGGGGACTCAATATATAAGCCCCATTTCCAGCGCAGGAACTTTCTCCCAGGAACTAGGGACACTGTGTGTTTCCAAcacaggaaccaggatctaaataaagttcaggGTAAAACTTTGCCGCGAGGTTATACTTTTTTAAAGATCAGGAACTTTCTGGGATGGGACTTGGTCACTGAACAcactgattggttgagttcaagaATTgtatttcaaccaccatttattcacatattttttttaaatattactgttaatgTGTCATGAAATTGAAAACTCAAaaactcaagtttatttataaagacaacaCCTGATTGAAAATGTGCGCCGCTGAATATGGAGAtgtgagctccatgcgatcagcgggcgTTCAGTGCTCATATATCCCAGTGAGAGCAGCCACAACTCGGCATTTTCAACTGAGGTGTTTTTCCATTTGCAGAATTACCATTTGCATTTGCATCGTCCTTTCTCAAGGAGTTCTCACTCCCGAGTCGAACTCGCAAAGTCTGAAATTTGCGTAGGCATACTTGGTATAGAGAAACGCGTGCAGACCATCATCAGACTAGCCTAATCTTCACGGTACAGACAGCAATACACctgtggggaaaaaagttcctgggacaaattgttccaggtaatttcggtggaaaagCGGCTATAGTGTGGGTaatttttgcatatgaaaatttaGAGTAATTCATGCTTAAGAGTGTTCCTTCAAGAACAAAAtggttgtggggggggggggggggggcgagcTGGGGAGAAGTAGCCTAGGGAATGAAGGAAAGGAAGAACAACAGGAAAGGAGAGTGGAGGGAATGGGGTATGGAGTGAAATGTGAAACATGAAGACAGCGGTGGAGGATAAATCAGCAACAAGCAGAGGCACCATGACCCCCACGGCCCTACACTGCTGACTTCTTAGTAAATCTGAAAAGGCGAaacataagagagagagagagagagagagagagagagaacgtgctTTTCCTAGAACAAATTAACAATATATCAATTCTGGAAGTCATGCTTTACAGGAAGAGAACTGATAAGAAGAATAAAAATGAAGGGGGGTTGGAAAGAAAGCTGAAAGAGATAagtggatgcaaaaaaaaaaatcctgccctCCATTCTGAGGTCGACAGGCCATGTAGCTCTGGTAATGGCACGAGTCTGGCTGACCTTTTCTCTGCTTGTGTCACCTCCTGCCGTCTGTTCTGGGGTCTAAAAAACGCCTCTTTCCGCCCCTTCTGTCTGATTACTGCTCTCCTCCTGTAGAGGAAGTGATTACATGTTGAATCCAATCGCAACAGAAACCATAACACGTAGTCGGCCCAAATGCATGGGGGAGGGAATGTGGGGAAGACAGAAGCGAAGGAGTCTGAATGAAGGTTTATTGGCGAGGCAGTATTCAAGACAAGAGAACAGCTCCATCTGGAAGCTACACCTCTGAGAGCTCCCACTGGGCGGAACAATCGAGTGGATGGGTAAAAGCCACTTAATCTACTTTACTGCCGGATGATGTGGGCGTGGGGGACTGTCTTATCCTATGTGTCCTCTGAGGATTCAGCTGGAGTTTGGTGAATGAGTGCGAACGAGATGGAGGGGACGTAGAGGACAGCGGGAGGATGGTATACATCCTCTTTTCCAGTGCGTTTAACACCTGCAGTTGAGGGTAATCCAAGACTCCCAAAGGAGACACTGCTCAGCAAGTCCTGACTTGAGCACATTCTACATCAAAAGACTATTTAGTTTGTCTCAGATGTAAGTGTTCCTGACCTGTGAGACCACCCAGCACCTTGTAGAGGCATATTCTAAGCTAAATACAAGATAAGCTGTTTATAGGCCACCATTTAGACTAATCCCTCAGTATGTAAGAACAGACTGTGTGATGACCAttgttaaataagaaaataaatccaAGCATACAATGGATGCCCCATCGACTTTAAAATCGACTGTAATTCAATTTCAGCTGAAGCTGTTGATAGAATTGCATTTAACCCCATATATTCTTTTAACAGTGTTTCTATCAAAGCTCTCCAATGACCTCTTCAACACCTCTCATGAACTCTACCAAAGTACATATTTGTAAAGAACCCATTAAAGGCTTATGCTGACTTAGAGTTGAGACCAATGGGAAGGATAATTCAGTACAGTAAGCTTTGAGATTTTGTCACTAATGGATGACAGCTTGGAATAATTAGCTGTTACTGAAAGGAAGGAGATCTAAGTGCTGGAGGGTCTAAGTGTTTCTGTGCCAATCTGtccttttaggtttttttttttttttcatgtagaaCTCTTGCATTGCAGTTACGTACACAGGGCCCAAATTTGGGCTATACATGTTATATATTAAACATGTCAAATCCAGTTCATAAAATGTATGACTGTTTcctcttttatttctttattctgcAGAGGATATCAATGAGTACATAGATAAAAGTGCTatcaaaattattcacaaatatgtatgTACTAGGATAAATGTCTATAAACCATGGCAATTTTAAACCTCTCACTCTCAAATTACTTTTGAAAGGTGATTTACTTTAGATTGAGTGCTACCATAAACATCAGTGTGCTGATACAAACTTTAAACCTTTAGCCTAGTGATTATTTTCAAACAGCTGTTTTAGACACAAATGACAATGAGTCATTTTCTCTGGGTCACTGGCAAAGTCAACAAACGGCAAATTTCAAATCTACTTTCATCATACTCTGAACATTATAATCATTTAAGAATGATCATGTGCCTCATGAGCATCCTATAATAAGTCACGCCACATAATGTAGTGCAACATGGCCTAGAAGAAGGATATATAAATTTGCAAGCAAGTTTGCATGCTTTTCAAGAACACAGTGCACCAATGCTCTAACTCCTGGGTTATTCTCATTTGTCAGTTAAATCAACTCAAGAGACACAGGGTTAATGAATTAGTCTAACAGGCCCATTGTAGACCTCTAAATCAAACAGCACACACCATAATCTCTGTTAAACTACTTCAGTTCCCTAATGACACTGTTTCTACGATTACGGTATCCAACACAACAAATACCagtaaatcaacaacaaaaacacagagcGATAGTTTCTTACCACTCTATGCAACAAACCAGACTATTAGTGTTAAATCAGCCAACATATGAGGCAAAACAAAGACACATGACTTAACGGCTAAAGCTTAAAATATGGTTAAATGCAACACTAATTGGGACAAGAAATACATTATGAAAATGATTTCTTGTGACTTACTGGAATAAAACACCATCaattaatggaatagttcacccaaaaatacaagtTCTATCATTgtgccattccaaacctatatgacggTTTTTATCCATTCAAAATAGCaatgaaaaacaaactttttttaaatgtctcacAATGACTTGTCTTTTTGTCGTTCTGCAGGTCCAACATGTTCCCTGCTAGCCTACTGGTTCTGATGATCCTGCTGCTACCTCATGTCTCATCAGGTCAACAGGAGGGTCCCAGTCAGAAACATGAAAGCCTTGGTAGTCCTCTGGAACCTAGCTTGGCCCATACCATTCAAAACCTCCTGCTGACCCGCTTGGGTCTACAGTCACACTCCAACCCCAGTACAGAGGCACAGGTGCCCCAGTATCTTCTAGACCTGTATCGGTTCCACACTCAACAGTACCATCTCGTTGAAGACCCAGAGTTTAGCTTCCCATCCCAGCATGTGCAAGGAGCCAACACAATCCGATGCTTTCACCACACAGGTATGAGCAGCTATTGCACTAGGTCATAGGAACACAGATTCCCTTGGCAGTCATTAAAAGGCTAAATTTACCATAAACGCAGCACAGAGACATGTGGAAGTCAATTAGCCTGCCTTAGGTGCCAGGATGCCCACTGAAAACGCTACCAATGGATATAACATTCTGATATTTTTCACTCAAGTATTGGCATCAGCGTAGACATCTTGGAACAAGTTAAGAGGGACGAGGCTTATTTTCATAAGTGTTCCTAGCAAATAATGTGCAATTATTATTTAGTTGGACAATTATGCCATTACCCAGAGAGCAAGTGTTTGAACATGATGGAAAGAAAGATTTTTACAGCTAGAACTTTGTCTCTCCTTTTTCTCGTCTAGATTCTACAGTCCTGAGTGTTCCAGAAGAGCAGAAAACGACAGGGGACAGCATTCACATTGGCTTCAATCTGTCCTCCATTCCGTTAGAAGAGAGTGTGGTGTCGGCAGAGCTCCGTTTCCTGCACGAAGGATCAAGTAAAGACTCAACTCACGTGGTCAGCCTTTATCTTTCCAACAACGACCCTGCATCAAAGCCCACACTGATCCATTCTCGCCGACTTACTAGAGATCAAAAGACGGCAGAACTCTGGGAAACCTTTCCCTTGGATGGAGAAGTGTTTCAGAATCTATCTGAGAGGTCAGGGAGCCTGTCTTTCATTCTGGACATTATTGCTGACAATAACAGCAGCCTTTACAAAGAGAGACATCTGCGGGTTCGCAGGTCCACTGGGCAAGATGAGCACAGCTGGGCAAAGCAGAGGCCGTTGCTGGTAACTTACAGTCACGATGGCCGCAGCGAGCCATTTATGCCCCTTAAAAAGCAGACCCCTGCTGGCAGACGAGGCAGGGGCAGATGGACCAGAGGCAGGTTTAAGGGTGATAGGGGTCAGGGCTCTGACACAGGTTGGCGGGTGGGATGGAATGAAAGGCGGGTGAAACGACATGGTGGGAGGGCTGCCAAGCTCAAACGGCTCTCCCGTTCTCGCTGCCGTCGACACCCGCTGTATGTGGACTTCAAAGATGTAGGCTGGAATAAATGGATCGTGGCCCCATCCGGTTACGATGCTTTCTTTTGCCTCGGAGAGTGCCGCTTCCCACTGGCTGACCATATGAATTCATCTAGCCATGCTATGGTGCAAACGCTGGTCAACTCCGTAAACGGGGCTGTCCCGCGGGCCTGCTGTGTGCCAACGGCCCTTAGCCCCATCGCCCTCCTTTACCTGGACCAGGAGGAACGTGTGGTTCTGAAAAACTATCAAGACATGGTGGTGGAGGGCTGCGGCTGTCGATAGCAAAATTCTCATGGAATAGATAGGAAGGGTGGACTTGAAAAATAGGACTGAAAGCAAGTTCAAAAAGAAAGCATGGTAAAACTGTCATACTAAAAACATAAGCACCTACTTATAGTCCTCTGGAACCCAGCTTTGACTTCTTGTGTCCAATGAAgcattgtgtttgtgtgaacaATGACCCTTAGAAGCACTCAGTCCCAACGTGATGTGTCTGTCTTATGTATGTAGTACACTCCAGCTTTCGGTCTTGTAGGTGTCCAGTAGCGACAGtatgttattgttgttgtgtCCTTCCTGCTCCTGTTTTGTGCGTCTTTCCCTCATAATCATTAAGTCATTGACAACTCAAAGGGACCAAGAAGTGACCGTGGACTTATTGAGCATTTGGCGCTGGGCAGACTTAAACCTGAGGAGAGACAATaagaaaactgaaagaaacttCAAAGTGTGCACTGTGACAGAGACTATAACTGATTACAGGGCACTTCTCCTTGTGAGCTATTTAAAAATCACGACACCAAGAAATTATGATGTTATTGTATGAATGTGTTAGTGCTATTATTTATGGTgacctgttattttttttttatgtatggtgCAGCCCAAAGAAAAGTTTAATATACAAATACTTCTGTGGTAGTAAAGTAAATCTAATTTaagaatgcatatatatatatatatatatatatatatatatatatatatatatatatatatatatatatatatatatatatatatatatatatatatatatgtatatatatatatatataaaaatgtaatatttaatcttGACAAATACTGCAGATATAGAAGTACCACAACGCCTTATAGATCCATTTAAAGCCAGTTAAAACTGGTGTTACTTATctattatttgtaaaaacaacagCACTGAATCATGGCAGCTTTATATTGGCATTAACTGAGCTATGAAGGAAATTTCATTACAATTGAAGCTTTGTGAAACAAAGAAATTTGCCTAAACATTCCACAGTGCCAAATGTTATGGTATGTGCCATAGGTGTGCAAGCTTGCTAAGTGGTATTATACATAACTTTGTCTCTATTGTCATCATGTAGTTATCACACAAGTGTTGACCAAACTGTTTGTATTTATAGACAacaggtaaaaagaaaaaaatgtcagatCTTATTCCGATGTTCTGCCATGAATAGCTGATTATATTTTAGTGTGATGCTTTACGTGCAGTTTAAACAAAAAGCCTTGAGAATGTCTGACATTGTCTGGAGCCATTGTgaaatgtgtaataataaagAGCAAACTAATCAGGCAGTTCTCATTATCTCAATCTTTGATTTCTTTTTCCAGAATTGATTTcctaaaattttaatttgaaaaaatacaGAGTAGTTAACatgacataaataaatacaagctgTAATCTGTCTTTTTTTGTGCGCTTTAGAACACTAGTTAGACCAGCTTAAGCTAGTTAAGTTTAGGAAGGTACTGTCATTTCAGGATGGAAGGAAGTTATCTGATGGAAAGGATCTGAAGTGACAGGAAGAGACTTTCACACACTCTAAACTGTCTGCATAAGTTTATCAGCTCTCATTATAGATTCTTTCTCAACATCTGTTTTTCATCCTCCTGAGGATCTTGGACCCAGTCTGCAGCGGTCTTGATGTTCATTCATCTCATAGTAAATGAGAGGAGCTTCAGTATTCTCAGTTCCTTAAGCCTTTGGAGACAGAAATGATAAAGATTGAAAATGACTGTACAGATAGCTCATTAGTGTTGCATTTatcttttacagtgtgtgtgtgagagagagagagaggggttcaGATCAGACTTACATTTTGTACTTAAACAGATGTAAAAAGTTCCACATCATCAAAAAGAACATGTGAAATACTACATGAAACATCTTAAGTAACACTAAAGTAGAGACCTGCACCTCCGCGGGAGTACCGCAGGACCCAATGCAACAGGTTGCGGCACAGGACAACAACACTTGATGGGCGAGTGCATGTGTGGGCGGGAAAAGACTTGTGTTTGCGGGATGCGGGAGAAAAACTTATTTTTGGGACTCACAAAATAGAAATTATCTGAACGTAAAGTgtctaaaacatatatatttttatttatctgttgCACAAAGGAAAAAAGATCaactaatattaacattaaaatgattcacaTGTGCAAGCTAGGCATCGTTTCTATTTACAACATGTGTTTAAAGGGTTGCGCAACTTAGCCAATCACAGACTCACCTGTTGATTTctggaatgcaatggccaatcaagAATCGACTCAAATTGCATGCTCACAAAACCTCTCTTTTTGACACAAGAAGTGTAGACAGACTGTGAAAGatgcaaaatgcaaatattaaatatatttattgtgagCTTATTTCTGAGCTTTATGAGATTATGAGAGGTTTTTGAGGGCGGGAGCGGGACCAGATAAGATATATTACTGCGGGAGTGGGCGGAATGGAAAAATCACCCCATGTGGGTCTCTACACTATGCAGGTCTCCACATACTTACAGGAATATGACCTTCGACCTCGGATGTCTTCCTCCCCATTCCCATATCTCAGTTTGCCATCACAAACAGAGCTTATCTTGCCAGGTGTGAGGGTCGGGCTGGCCTATGAACTGAACTGCAGTGGCCTTgacatatttacatgtatacTGCACATTCTCACAACCATTAATCAACAATGAGACCCATACAGCATCCATGGGAAAGCATGGATTATGTTCATAAATTAATTTCTATGGCATTAAAGTCCAATTTATGTGCACTTAATGCTTTCTAACTACAGGCAATTTTTTAGTTTGTCTTTCATCTCTGCCTCCCTAAAAATCTTTCATAAACTCAACTGTCAACACCCAATTTATAATAGCCTAATTAGTCCCCTTAAAAATTAGGCCTCTGTGATTATCTGATCTTTCTTTTCATGTTTACTGTAAACAACAGCTGCTGATTACTCAGGAACCCACAGGCAGTGACAAGGCCTCAGCGTAAGCCAGGACAAAGAGAATGAAGCTGTATTCAAACAGTTGTGCTTGAAGTCTCCACTTGTCTAGACATAATGTTGTTGAGCAACACTCCAGTTTCACAAAGTAATACTGTTTGAAAAAGAACAGAACAGGATACAACGTTCTGTTATGTTTAAAGCTTCATTCAGTAGTTTGGTGCTAATGTAACAAATATTACACATCAAGAAATAAACTGTTTTTGTGATTTGAAGAGCGATCTGAATGGTGAACAaagttttcttttatatatatatatatatatatatatatatatatatatatatatatatatatattatgtatggtGCAGGTCACCCCTTTTAATGTATTCtaccaagctgaaataaagtGACCCATGTTGTTTCATTAAACGTCAAAGAGAATACTCAGAAAGTGAAAATTAGATACTGGAACATACTTATCGTTGGGCTATTCGCTAATGATTGTATGGATGAAAAAGCAGAAACATCTTGAACAAAGAAGACTCACAATTACAAAAACTATTGCAAAAATTAGTACAGCATCATTATCATTTGATCCAGAGCAGTGGTGCCTAAGTTGCTGATTCACATTGATAGATGGCAGTGCAGAGCCAAAAAAAACTGGTACATGGAAATGGTACatagttaacaaaaaaataaataaaaattacagtgaTGCTAATGCTAGCCAAGAGACTGTTAAATGCATCTTTGAAAATATTAGGCTACTCAACAATGGGAAGTTTATTCACACCAACACATAATGAACTACCAACTAAGGTTTTGGCCTCAAAAATATTCTATTCTAAAACGACACATCTTCATCAAGAAATTTCAGACACCAGTCTTCAAAGATTTTATCTCACTGGTCGgtgaggtttcttttttttttcctcaagcaaactaaaaaagaaaagtgcATGTTGTGGTTGTGTTTTTCACCATTTTTGAGGGTGTGCCTTTTTCCTATTTTAAAGATTTGAAAAGGTGTGAAAAGGTCTCTAGACATTCTGTCTGAGATCCATGGTAAATCAACTCTGAAAGGTGTCCATTGGGTCCCCTCATGAACGACAAGTTGAAAAACAACCCAGACATCTTTTCTTCCATTTAGTCCCACCTTTCAAGTAGTCTGCAACTTGTCAAAACCACAATTGGCCTGGGTATGAACTTAAAGGTTATGAACAGAATTAATAGGTGTGAGGTGCTCATTTTCAACCTTTTACAGAGGCGATGTTCCCATTTATTTCATCAAAGGCCATCCTCTTTACTTTCCAAGTATAAGTCAAACTACATTTATTGCCAACAATTTTAGCTGACAGGATTCATAGCTTCGTCATTGAGCAATTCAGTTTAGTTAATTACCACATTTCAAATGACACCAAAGGTCCAAATAATTCTAAGTAGGCTACTCTATGTAATGTTACCCTCTTACACCTGGTTCATAATAActtcatatatacatttttttttcataagaaacattttgaaagacacatttttttttccctctgtgtTCAGTTACAGC harbors:
- the LOC113118705 gene encoding bone morphogenetic protein 2-like, translated to MFPASLLVLMILLLPHVSSGQQEGPSQKHESLGSPLEPSLAHTIQNLLLTRLGLQSHSNPSTEAQVPQYLLDLYRFHTQQYHLVEDPEFSFPSQHVQGANTIRCFHHTDSTVLSVPEEQKTTGDSIHIGFNLSSIPLEESVVSAELRFLHEGSSKDSTHVVSLYLSNNDPASKPTLIHSRRLTRDQKTAELWETFPLDGEVFQNLSERSGSLSFILDIIADNNSSLYKERHLRVRRSTGQDEHSWAKQRPLLVTYSHDGRSEPFMPLKKQTPAGRRGRGRWTRGRFKGDRGQGSDTGWRVGWNERRVKRHGGRAAKLKRLSRSRCRRHPLYVDFKDVGWNKWIVAPSGYDAFFCLGECRFPLADHMNSSSHAMVQTLVNSVNGAVPRACCVPTALSPIALLYLDQEERVVLKNYQDMVVEGCGCR